The Haloplanus natans DSM 17983 DNA segment GTGTAGCCGTTCGGTCCGTCGGCGAACTCCGCCATCGCCGCCTCGTTGACCTCCATGTTGCCGAGATTCTCGGGCCGTTTGAGTTCCTCGACGCCGTCGACGTAGGGGTTCTCCGAGAGGTCGAACCCCGCAGGATCGAGGTCGAGGTTCTTCAGGACGCTCACCTCGAAATCCTTCGCGTCGCCCTCGTTGGCGGTGACGACGAACGTGTCGCCGCCGACCTCGTAGGCGTCGATGGCGTCGGGCTGGTACATCCCCCGGATCGGCCAGTTCTGGAGGCTGCTGGCATCGGCGTCGCTCGTGTCGAGTTCGCTTCCGGGGAGCGAGAAGTCCTTGAATCCGAGGCCGTCGATGCGTTCGACCGTCGCCGACGCGAGGTCGACGGTCGCGATGGCGTTGTTCTCCTGAATGCTGACGAACGCCCGCTCGCTGTCGGGCGCGACGGTGACGAACTCCGGTTCGATGACCGCCGAGGCGACGGCCTCGCCGTCGCCGGGCGAGACGAGGTGGACACCCTCCTCACGGAGCGCGGCCTCCTGTCCGTCGAAGGCCTCGAACGTCGCCGTCGAGACGTCGGCATTTCGCGCCCCGCGACTCACGTCGATCACGCTGACCGACCCCGCCGGATCGGTCGAGTCGCCCGGTTCGCCCTCGTTGGCGACGACGACGTAGTTCCCGTCGGGGCCGATGGTCACTTTATCGGGGAGCGGGCCGACCGACACGGCGTTGACGAACTCCAGCGACGACGGGTCGTAGAACGCGACGGCGCCGTCCTCGGTCGCCGGATCGGCCTCGATGGCGGCCGCGACGAGGGTCCCGTTCACGTCGACGCTGTTGGTGCCCCCGACCGACGAGACGACATCGCTCTCGGAGCCGACGAGGTCGCTCGCGTTCAACACGCCGGCTTGCGTCGGGGCGGTCGGGTCCGAGAGATCGAGCACCTCGACCTGCCCGGCGCCGGAATTGACGACGAACAGGCGGTTCCTCGGGGCGTGGAAGGCGACGATCTCCGCGCCGCCCAGCGCCTCGCCCGTCGCGTACCGCCCGATCCGACTCAGGCGAACGGTCTCGACATCGTTGCCGCCCCCGCCGAACTGCGCCGCGACACCCGAGGGGATCGCGGCCGCGGCGAACGCGCCAAGCACACTGCGCCGACTGAATCCGTGAGTGTTCAGGACCACACCGGAGTCGGTGGATGGCTGGTTGAAACGTCCTGCTAAGAGCCCTATATACGGGTTCGTATCGCTCCCGACGGTTCGTACGTCCGTCTGCCGGTGCGTCGCTCCCCCTCGGCGCCGACCGTCCCTCACGCTTCGTCGCCGTACGTCCCGACCTCGACCAGATTCCCGTCCGGGTCCCGGACGTACACCGACATGAGCGTCCCGACGGCGCCCGTCCGCTCGACCGGGCCGGCCACGATTTCGATACCGTGCTCGTCGAGGTGGTCGACTACCGCGTCGATCGGCGTCTGGACCACGACACAGAAGTCGCCGCTTCTCGGCGTCGGCGTCTCGGCGACGTGATCCGCGACCCGGTGATCGACGGGATGCAGGTTGACCTTCCGGTCGCCGAACTGGACGGCCCGGCGGTCGTCGCCGAACGTCACCACCTCGGCGCCCAGCGTCTCGTAGAATGCACAGGTCGCCGCGATATCCTCGACAGTGAGGACGAGGTGATCGATGCCGGTCGGCGTCACGCCCGTCGTCGGCTGGTCGGTCATCGACGCCCGTAGGTCGGCCCGGCACAATACGGTTTGGTGTAAAACGCGTTCGCGTCGCAGAGGCCAAACGCTTAGGCGCCGTCCCCGCGTACGACGAGCCATGAGCGAACACTCCCCAGCCCCGGTTATCAAGCGACGCGATGATATCGAGTACGAATCCGTCGACGCCGCCGACGGCCTCTCGAAGGGCGTCCTCCTCTCCGGGGCGGACGGCACACCCCACTTCGCGATGCGGCGGTTCACGATCGATCCGGGCGCCGAAGTGCCGAAACACACCAACGCGGTGGAACACGAACAGTACGTCCTCGAGGGCGAGTACGTCGTCGGCATCGACGGCGAGGAACGCACGGTGTCGGCGGGCGACGCCCTCCTCATTCCCGCGGGCGTCGTCCACTGGTACCGCAACGAGAGCGACGACCCCGGTGCGTTCATCTGTGCGGTGCCGAACGGCGACGACACGATCGAGTTAGCCGAGTAAACGCCGCCGACCGACTGGAGTCGAACGGCTGAAATACCCCGTTGCCGTAGCTGTATCCGTGTCACGGCAGGTCGGACGCGTCGAGACGCTCTTCTTTCACGAGCGCGACGGTGATTTCCTGGTCGCCGTCGTCCGCGACGGGGAGCGGGTGTTCCGGGCCGTTCTCGAACTGAAAGAGACGAGCGCCGGCCCTCGCCCCGGTCGCTTTCGAATCCAGCGCGGATCGAGCGAGGAACCGCGCGACCCGGACCAGTTCGTCGAACTCGCGCGCCGCGCCGAGCGTCTCCGCATCTCCCAGCAGACCTCCGCGGCCGGTCGCGAGCGAATCCAGGAGATGCTCGACGGCTATCAGCTTGACGCCCTCACCGTCCGCACCTGTCGCTACTGTGCCGCCGAAGGTCGGTACTCGCCGATCACGGAGGACACCGCGATCAAGGCCGACCGCGACCACATCTGCCCCGACTGCGCGAAACGCGAACTCGATACGGAACTCGCGTACGCGGGCGGATTGACCGGCGCCGCCGAGGACCGACTCGAGGAGTTGCTCTTGAAGGTTCAGGACCTCGACCGCATCACCAACCTCCTGCAGGGGAACCTCGACCCCGACCTGACGAAGTTCGACGAGATCGGGGCGACCGTCGAGGACGTCGACCCCGTCGAGACGTGTGATCTGGATCTCCACCCCGAGCTGAAAACCCAGCTCACGAACCGGTTCGACACCCTCCTGCCCGTCCAGAGCCTCTCGGTTCGGAACGGTCTGCTCGACGGCGACGACCAACTGGTCGTCAGCGCAACGGCGACAGGGAAGACGCTCGTCGGCGAGATTGCCGGTATCGATCGGGCCCTGAAGGGCGAAGGGAAGCTCCTCTTTCTCGTCCCGCTCGTCGCCCTCGCCAACCAGAAAGAGGAGAACTTCGAGGAGCGCTACGGCGACCTGGTGGACGTGACGATTCGGGTCGGTGGCAGCCGGGTCAGCGACAGCGGCGCCCGGTTCGACCCCTCGGCGGACGTGGTGGTCGGCACCTACGAGGGTATCGACCACGCGCTCCGGACGGGGAAGGACCTCGGCGACGTGGGAACCGTCGTCATCGACGAGATTCACACGCTGAAGGAGGGCGAACGCGGCCACCGCCTCGACGGGATGATCTCCCGACTCAAACACTACTGCGAGCGCCGGGCCGATGGCGGGGGCGAGTACGCGGGCGCCCAGTGGATCTACCTCTCGGCGACCGTCGGCAACCCCGAGTGGCTGGCAAAGAACCTCCGCGCGACGCTCATCGAGTTCGAGGAGCGGCCGGTGCCCATCGAGCGCCACCTCACATTCGCGGACGCCCGGGAGAAAACACGAATCGAGAACCGTCTGGTTCGCCGGGCCTTCGACAGCAAGTCCTCGAAGGGGTATCGCGGGCAGACGATCATCTTCACCAACTCGCGGCGACGGTGTCACGAAATCTCCCGCAAACTGGAGTACGATTCGGCGCCCTACCACGCCGGGCTCGATTACGGCCGGCGCAAGCGCGTCGAGCGTCAGTTCGGGAATCAGGACCTCGCGGCGGTCGTCACCACCGCCGCGCTCGCGGCTGGCGTCGACTTCCCCGCCTCACAGGTCGTCTTCGATACGCTCGCGATGGGCATCGAGTGGCTCTCGGTCCAGGAGTTCGAGCAGATGCTCGGCCGCGCGGGGCGTCCGGACTACCACGATCAGGGCGTCGTCTACCTGCTCGTGGAACCGGACTGCGCCTACCACAACACGATGGAGATGACCGAAGACGAGGTGGCGTTCAAGCTGTTGAAAGGGGAGATGGAGGACGTCCGCACCGTCTACGACCTCTCGGCGGCCGCGGAGGAGACGCTGGCGAACATCACCGTCGCCGGCAAGCGGGCCAAACGGCTCAACGACCGGATGCTCGGCGACGTGCCGACGACACAGGCGGTCGGTAAACTGCTGGAGTGGAACTTCATCGACGGCCTGAAGCCGACGCCGCTCGGCCGCGCCGTCACGCGGCACTTCCTCGCGCCCGACGACGCCTTCGCCATCCTCGACCGCATCCGCAAGGGGATGGACCCCTACGACCTCGTTGCGGAACTCGAACTGCGGGACGACGAGGGCTGACGGGCGGCGGTGCGGGCGCGGCCGGTCGTCAGCCGAGGCGCAACGACTCCATCGTCTCGACCCAATCCTCGGGGAGCGGCCGCGAGGTGCCCGCTTCGGGGTCGACGTACACCTGTGTCGTCTCGGCGGTGGCAGCCACCCGGTCACCTGCTCGGAGTTCGTAGCCGACGACGACACTCGACTCCCCGATGGAGCGGACGCCCATCTCGACTGTCACCGTCCCGTCGGCGAGGGTCACCTCGTGGCGGTAGTCGATTTCGAGGTTGACGAGGACGGTGTCGATGTCGTCGAGGCCGACGCCGAGTACGTCGGCGTAGTAGTCGACGCGCGCCTGTTCGAGATACGTCGCATAGACGGCGTTGTTGACGTGGCCCATCGCGTCCACGTCGCGAAAGCGGACCTGCAACTCGGTCTCGTACTCGAAGTCGGTCATAGGGGGTGGTGAACGACCGGGTAGTTGTGCCTACCGGAGGGAGCAACGTGCGGTCGACACACGCCGGTGTGAGTGTTCGTGTCGTTCCCATCCCGACCCACGGCTCCGACACGCCGCCCTCGCCGTCGTCTCGCATACGTCGCCCACGACCAGCCCCTCGACGGCCGCGATGCGTTCGGCCGTCTCCCGCGCGCGCTTCGTGGCCGCTTCGAGGGCCTCGTCCCGTAACTCCCGGCGGACCGCCTCGTGCAGGTGGAAATCGATCGATCCGACCTTGCCGCCGGCGTCGGTCGCCTCGACGAACACGTCGCCGACCGTCTCGGGCACGCAGTCGACGACGAGTCGCTCCGTCGCGCGGTACGGCGCGTCCGTCTCCGGTTCGAACAACTCGCTGGTGTCGTTGATGGAGCGCTCGACCGTCCGAATCCGGCCGTTCGACACCGATAGCGACTCCTCGACGGTCGCCGTGCGGTCTCGGGCTGTCTCGCGGGCGGCCGTCGCCGAGTCGCCGTCGCCGTTCACCGTCACTTCCACCACCGCCAGGTCCGGCATCGCCTCGCGCCGTCCGGTGCCGTCGGTCGTGACATGATGTGACATAACGTCACACGTTCGGCTCCCGTTCCATCAGTCCCCGTCAGACGCGCGACACACGGCGGGTCCGCACTGGCCGAGATTTATGTCACCGACCCTCTACCGTGTGGCCGATGCCTTCGGACACGCTACCCTCGACCGTCGCCGTCGTCGGCGCCGGGACGATGGGACACGGCCTCGCGCTCCAGTTCGCCCGCCACGGCGCGGGCGTGACGCTCGTCGATCACCGCGAGTCGAACCTCGACGACGCGCGCGCCGGCGTCGACGACGCCCTCGACTTCCTCGCGGCGGAGGGGTTGCTGGACGCCAATCCCGCCGCGGTCCGTGCCCACATCGACTACACGCTCGATACGTCGGCGGCCGTCGCGAGCGTGGACCTCGTCGTCGAAACCGTCTCCGAGGACCTGTCGGTGAAACAGCGGGTGTTCGCCGAACTCGCGGCGGCCGCCCCCGACGACGCCGTCCTCGCGACCAACACCTCGGGTATTCCGATCACCGACATCGCGGCGGCCGTCCCCGGAGCGGCCGACCGGGTCGTCGGCTGTCACTGGTGGAACCCGCCCTACCTCCTGCCGACCGTCGAGGTGGTTCGTGGCGAGACGACGAGCGACGAGACGGTCGACCGGACGGCGGCGTTCGTCGAGGCGGTGAACCGGGAGCCGATCCGCGTCGAACGCGACGTGCCCGGCTTCGTCTGGAATCGGATTCAGTTCGCCGTCCTCCGGGAGTGTACGCATCTGGTGAGCGAGGGTGTGGCGTCGCTCGCGGACGTGGAACGGGCGGTGCGGGACGGCTACGCGCTGCGAACCGCGGTCGTCGGCCCGTTCGAGACCGCCGACCTCGCCGGTCTCGACCTGTTTCGGACCATCGCGGCGGATCTCTATCCCCACCTGAGCGACGCGGACGAACCGGGACCGCTGTTCGACGAGCGACTGGCGGCGGGACGGGGCGGCGTCGAAGACGGCGCCGGCTTTCACGAGTACGACGCGTCGCCCGTGGACGTGATCCGGCGGCGCGACGAACGGGTGGCGGCGATTCGGCGGGCGCTGGACTAGCGCATCTCGTCGAGACGCCGGAACGCGTCTGCGTCGGCGGTCAGCCAATGCGTGAGCCGTTCGATTTCGGTTGCGTCGGCGGGGTAGAGCGTCTGTCGATCGGCGGAGCCCTCGTACGCGACAACGACGGAGTTGAGGCTGTCGT contains these protein-coding regions:
- a CDS encoding acyl-CoA thioesterase — encoded protein: MTDFEYETELQVRFRDVDAMGHVNNAVYATYLEQARVDYYADVLGVGLDDIDTVLVNLEIDYRHEVTLADGTVTVEMGVRSIGESSVVVGYELRAGDRVAATAETTQVYVDPEAGTSRPLPEDWVETMESLRLG
- a CDS encoding DUF7511 domain-containing protein, which codes for MSNTSTPDDAAGIPDAGPTLARDDDSLNSVVVAYEGSADRQTLYPADATEIERLTHWLTADADAFRRLDEMR
- a CDS encoding SIMPL domain-containing protein, which encodes MSHHVTTDGTGRREAMPDLAVVEVTVNGDGDSATAARETARDRTATVEESLSVSNGRIRTVERSINDTSELFEPETDAPYRATERLVVDCVPETVGDVFVEATDAGGKVGSIDFHLHEAVRRELRDEALEAATKRARETAERIAAVEGLVVGDVCETTARAACRSRGSGWERHEHSHRRVSTARCSLR
- a CDS encoding choice-of-anchor I family protein, which translates into the protein MVLNTHGFSRRSVLGAFAAAAIPSGVAAQFGGGGNDVETVRLSRIGRYATGEALGGAEIVAFHAPRNRLFVVNSGAGQVEVLDLSDPTAPTQAGVLNASDLVGSESDVVSSVGGTNSVDVNGTLVAAAIEADPATEDGAVAFYDPSSLEFVNAVSVGPLPDKVTIGPDGNYVVVANEGEPGDSTDPAGSVSVIDVSRGARNADVSTATFEAFDGQEAALREEGVHLVSPGDGEAVASAVIEPEFVTVAPDSERAFVSIQENNAIATVDLASATVERIDGLGFKDFSLPGSELDTSDADASSLQNWPIRGMYQPDAIDAYEVGGDTFVVTANEGDAKDFEVSVLKNLDLDPAGFDLSENPYVDGVEELKRPENLGNMEVNEAAMAEFADGPNGYTDIYAIGGRSFSVWQVEDDGLRLAFDSGSRFERTFAEQYPEGHLNVVESGPETESAELGVVGDRTFAFVGQEVGSGIATYDVTSPESPEYTQMVVNRDYSVSEDDLAAAAEENPDGDDPARAGDFAPEGVHFVPASESPIRNPLLCVGFEISGTVGVFEVTPVTGAN
- a CDS encoding 3-hydroxyacyl-CoA dehydrogenase family protein, whose protein sequence is MPSDTLPSTVAVVGAGTMGHGLALQFARHGAGVTLVDHRESNLDDARAGVDDALDFLAAEGLLDANPAAVRAHIDYTLDTSAAVASVDLVVETVSEDLSVKQRVFAELAAAAPDDAVLATNTSGIPITDIAAAVPGAADRVVGCHWWNPPYLLPTVEVVRGETTSDETVDRTAAFVEAVNREPIRVERDVPGFVWNRIQFAVLRECTHLVSEGVASLADVERAVRDGYALRTAVVGPFETADLAGLDLFRTIAADLYPHLSDADEPGPLFDERLAAGRGGVEDGAGFHEYDASPVDVIRRRDERVAAIRRALD
- a CDS encoding VOC family protein; protein product: MTDQPTTGVTPTGIDHLVLTVEDIAATCAFYETLGAEVVTFGDDRRAVQFGDRKVNLHPVDHRVADHVAETPTPRSGDFCVVVQTPIDAVVDHLDEHGIEIVAGPVERTGAVGTLMSVYVRDPDGNLVEVGTYGDEA
- a CDS encoding DEAD/DEAH box helicase, whose protein sequence is MSRQVGRVETLFFHERDGDFLVAVVRDGERVFRAVLELKETSAGPRPGRFRIQRGSSEEPRDPDQFVELARRAERLRISQQTSAAGRERIQEMLDGYQLDALTVRTCRYCAAEGRYSPITEDTAIKADRDHICPDCAKRELDTELAYAGGLTGAAEDRLEELLLKVQDLDRITNLLQGNLDPDLTKFDEIGATVEDVDPVETCDLDLHPELKTQLTNRFDTLLPVQSLSVRNGLLDGDDQLVVSATATGKTLVGEIAGIDRALKGEGKLLFLVPLVALANQKEENFEERYGDLVDVTIRVGGSRVSDSGARFDPSADVVVGTYEGIDHALRTGKDLGDVGTVVIDEIHTLKEGERGHRLDGMISRLKHYCERRADGGGEYAGAQWIYLSATVGNPEWLAKNLRATLIEFEERPVPIERHLTFADAREKTRIENRLVRRAFDSKSSKGYRGQTIIFTNSRRRCHEISRKLEYDSAPYHAGLDYGRRKRVERQFGNQDLAAVVTTAALAAGVDFPASQVVFDTLAMGIEWLSVQEFEQMLGRAGRPDYHDQGVVYLLVEPDCAYHNTMEMTEDEVAFKLLKGEMEDVRTVYDLSAAAEETLANITVAGKRAKRLNDRMLGDVPTTQAVGKLLEWNFIDGLKPTPLGRAVTRHFLAPDDAFAILDRIRKGMDPYDLVAELELRDDEG
- a CDS encoding cupin domain-containing protein, which gives rise to MSEHSPAPVIKRRDDIEYESVDAADGLSKGVLLSGADGTPHFAMRRFTIDPGAEVPKHTNAVEHEQYVLEGEYVVGIDGEERTVSAGDALLIPAGVVHWYRNESDDPGAFICAVPNGDDTIELAE